In a genomic window of Zingiber officinale cultivar Zhangliang chromosome 9B, Zo_v1.1, whole genome shotgun sequence:
- the LOC122024258 gene encoding translocon-associated protein subunit alpha-like has product MVIRVCAVLLALLLVGAPLLQVRCQSDEDVAATEVIEGSDIGIVGDDTHVFSDVGPAPGVDTVCVFPKNAGKLVPAGEEAELLVGLHNDVESPLNVVAIHASLHLPFDHRMLVQNLTVQEFYNASVPVSAQATFPYLFAVSKYLQPGSFDLVARIDYEIDQQPYQNVFYNGTIEVVEAGGFLTIESVFLVTLGVALLVFLGLWAYGQIQQFSKKPKRSTKVEVGTKATEADMDEWLKGTAYAQSLSSKSKKKK; this is encoded by the exons ATGGTGATAAGGGTTTGCGCCGTCCTACTCGCGCTTCTACTCGTAGGGGCCCCTCTCCTTCAAG TTCGATGCCAGTCAGATGAAGATGTTGCTGCAACTGAAGTTATTGAAGGAAGTGATATTGGGATAGTTGGTGATGATACCCACGTTTTTAGTGATGTTGGTCCAGCTCCTGGAGTGGATACTGTTTGTGTATTTCCAAAGAATGCTGGCAAAT TAGTACCAGCTGGAGAAGAAGCTGAGTTATTGGTTGGTTTACATAATGATG TTGAATCACCACTTAATGTGGTTGCTATACATGCTAGCCTTCATCTTCCATTTGATCATCGGATGTTGGTGCAGAATCTAACTGTGCAG GAATTTTATAATGCCTCAGTGCCTGTTTCTGCTCAAGCTACCTTCCCTTATTTGTTTGCTGTTAGCAAATACCTACAG CCTGGTTCTTTTGACTTGGTGGCAAGGATAGACTATGAGATTGATCAGCAGCCATATCAGAATGTTTTCTATAATGGTACGATTGAAGTTGTCGAAGCTGGAGGATTTTTAACCATCGAGTCGGTTTTCCTTGTGACCCTTGGAGTCGCTCTTCTCGTCTTTCTAGGATTGTGGGCATATGGTCAAATTCAACAGTTCTCAAAG AAACCAAAGAGATCAACCAAGGTAGAAGTGGGTACTAAAGCCACGGAAGCGGATATGGATGAGTGGTTGAAG GGAACTGCTTATGCTCAATCACTGTCAAGCAAGTCAAAGAAAAAGAAGTAG
- the LOC122024498 gene encoding FCS-Like Zinc finger 2-like: MSSLRFFRDHPAARRPHHFLDACFLCKKPIARNEDIFMYRGDTPFCSRECRWEQMDMDEALENDRVNSSPLSTSSLPMKRKPTLIGVPSNCEEKNCFRADATAVVAG; the protein is encoded by the exons ATGTCGTCCCTTAGGTTCTTCCGCGACCACCCCGCCGCCCGCCGGCCCCACCACTTCCTCGACGCCTGCTTCCTCTGCAAGAAGCCCATCGCCCGGAACGAGGACATCTTCATGTACAG AGGGGACACTCCTTTCTGCAGCAGGGAATGCCGGTGGGAGCAGATGGACATGGACGAAGCTCTCGAGAACGATCGAGTGAACTCGTCGCCATTGTCGACGTCGTCGTTGCCTATGAAAAGGAAGCCGACCTTGATCGGTGTTCCTTCTAACTGTGAGGAGAAGAACTGCTTCAGGGCCGATGCTACTGCAGTTGTCGCTGGCTAA